From Heliomicrobium modesticaldum Ice1, a single genomic window includes:
- the cysK gene encoding cysteine synthase A — translation MERIAQDVTALIGNTPMVRLRRILGSAVAGGAAAAVGSDEEPVAAGGAVTEIVAKLEYFNPGGSVKDRIGLNMIKDAEERGLLRPGAVIVEPTSGNTGVALAMVAAVRGYRLILTMPETMSVERRNLLKAFGAELVLTPGAEGMRGAVQKAEQIVKETPGAIMPQQFANPANPAIHEVTTGEEIWRDTDGRVDIFVAGVGTGGTITGTAKTLKQRNPNLQVIAVEPAGSPVLSGGKPGPHGIQGIGAGFIPDVYDSSLIDEILPVADADALATSRRLAREEGLLVGISAGAAAFAAIVAAKRPENRGKRIVVLLPDTGERYLSTSLFSEG, via the coding sequence ATGGAACGGATCGCCCAAGATGTGACCGCCTTGATTGGAAATACGCCGATGGTCCGACTGCGCCGGATTCTCGGCTCGGCAGTTGCCGGCGGTGCCGCTGCGGCTGTCGGCAGCGACGAAGAACCGGTCGCTGCCGGCGGCGCTGTGACGGAGATCGTCGCCAAGCTGGAGTACTTCAACCCCGGCGGCAGTGTGAAGGATCGCATCGGCCTCAACATGATCAAGGATGCCGAAGAACGGGGCTTGCTGCGACCTGGCGCCGTCATCGTCGAACCGACGAGCGGCAACACCGGCGTCGCCTTGGCCATGGTGGCCGCTGTCCGCGGCTACCGGCTGATTCTGACTATGCCGGAGACGATGAGCGTCGAGCGACGCAATCTTCTCAAGGCCTTTGGCGCCGAATTGGTGCTCACCCCCGGCGCCGAGGGGATGCGCGGCGCGGTCCAAAAGGCGGAGCAGATCGTAAAGGAAACGCCCGGTGCGATCATGCCCCAACAGTTTGCCAACCCGGCCAATCCGGCCATTCACGAGGTGACCACCGGTGAAGAGATCTGGCGGGACACAGACGGCAGGGTGGACATCTTCGTCGCCGGCGTCGGCACCGGCGGCACCATCACAGGAACGGCCAAAACGCTGAAACAACGAAATCCCAACCTCCAGGTCATCGCTGTCGAGCCGGCTGGATCGCCCGTCCTTTCCGGCGGCAAGCCGGGCCCCCACGGGATCCAGGGCATCGGCGCTGGCTTCATCCCGGATGTGTATGACAGCAGCCTCATTGACGAGATCCTCCCTGTCGCTGACGCCGACGCCCTCGCCACCAGCCGTCGCCTGGCCCGGGAAGAGGGGCTGCTCGTAGGCATCTCCGCCGGCGCCGCCGCCTTCGCCGCCATCGTGGCGGCCAAGCGACCGGAAAACCGGGGCAAGCGCATCGTCGTCCTCCTGCCCGACACGGGAGAACGCTATTTGAGCACGAGCCTATTTTCTGAAGGATAA
- a CDS encoding ABC transporter ATP-binding protein, whose amino-acid sequence MFAIETEGLTKTYGGTGGCREISLQVPRGALFGLLGPNGAGKSTLVKMLVSLIHPTEGQARILGKPLGDVEIRRKVGYLPENFRYHDWLTGADLLRLHAALYGLTPEESARRASEVLRLVGMEGWADRTVGSYSKGMQQRIGLACALLPKPELLFLDEPTSALDPLGRKEVRELLARLRDAGVTVFLNSHLLSELETVCDRIAIIKGGRLIYQGDWKELAAQASRIRAVVGGASPERLAAAVSAAGFSLVSQRSLDAEKNREASGMALQELVFTVDAGRLAAPPLVQALVEAGMAVYEVTPQVESLETLFLHFVEGA is encoded by the coding sequence ATGTTTGCCATAGAAACGGAGGGGCTCACCAAGACCTACGGGGGGACGGGAGGATGCCGGGAGATCTCCCTCCAGGTCCCTCGCGGCGCCCTCTTCGGTCTGCTGGGACCGAACGGTGCCGGCAAGAGCACCCTGGTCAAAATGCTCGTCAGCCTGATCCACCCCACAGAGGGGCAGGCGCGCATCCTGGGAAAGCCTCTCGGCGATGTGGAGATTCGGCGCAAGGTGGGCTATCTGCCGGAAAATTTTCGTTACCACGACTGGCTGACCGGAGCCGATCTGCTGCGTCTGCACGCCGCTCTGTACGGGTTGACGCCGGAAGAGTCGGCGCGGCGTGCGTCGGAGGTGCTCCGGCTCGTCGGGATGGAGGGATGGGCCGATCGGACTGTCGGCAGCTACAGCAAGGGGATGCAGCAGCGCATCGGCTTGGCTTGCGCCCTGTTGCCGAAGCCGGAACTGCTTTTTCTCGATGAACCCACATCGGCCCTCGATCCCCTCGGTCGCAAGGAGGTCCGGGAGCTGTTGGCGAGGCTCCGTGATGCCGGTGTGACGGTCTTCCTGAACAGTCATCTCCTGAGCGAACTGGAGACGGTCTGTGACCGGATCGCCATCATCAAGGGGGGGAGGCTCATCTACCAGGGCGACTGGAAGGAACTGGCCGCGCAGGCGAGCCGGATCCGCGCCGTCGTGGGCGGCGCCTCACCGGAGCGGCTGGCAGCGGCTGTCTCCGCCGCTGGGTTTTCCTTAGTCTCCCAGCGAAGCCTCGATGCAGAAAAGAATAGGGAGGCCTCCGGCATGGCGCTACAGGAACTCGTCTTCACCGTAGACGCCGGGCGCCTCGCTGCGCCGCCGCTTGTTCAGGCCCTTGTCGAGGCGGGGATGGCTGTCTATGAGGTGACGCCGCAGGTGGAATCTCTTGAGACGTTATTCTTGCACTTCGTCGAGGGGGCTTGA
- a CDS encoding 4Fe-4S dicluster domain-containing protein has product MVVLIDRELCNGCGGGYRCAAICPGNLLTPGEDGKIHYREPSLCWDCTACLKVCPRGALALRLPNGEDGTDGAILKATMGRETVRWTIRFSDGRVKVLEVLNRRVPVET; this is encoded by the coding sequence GTGGTTGTGTTAATCGACCGGGAACTTTGCAACGGTTGCGGAGGCGGGTACCGGTGCGCCGCCATCTGCCCGGGAAACCTGTTGACGCCGGGGGAAGACGGTAAAATTCACTATCGGGAGCCCTCTCTCTGCTGGGATTGTACGGCATGCCTCAAGGTTTGCCCTCGCGGCGCGCTGGCTTTGCGCCTGCCGAACGGAGAGGATGGGACGGACGGCGCGATTCTGAAGGCGACCATGGGAAGAGAGACCGTTCGGTGGACGATCCGTTTCTCCGATGGGCGTGTCAAGGTGCTTGAGGTGCTCAACCGGCGAGTTCCGGTGGAAACATGA
- the larE gene encoding ATP-dependent sacrificial sulfur transferase LarE: protein MTTTPVATTDGKYAALQSALREMGHVLVAFSGGVDSTFLLKAAHDVLGERVLAVMGISQTVPKHQVAEARELASRIGAPLLTVSTDEFSREAFVKNGPDRCFHCKTALFETLWQIAEDRQIPYILDGNNADDVGDYRPGMMAARRMNVRSPLLEAGLTKAEIRSLSKELGLPTWNQAASPCLSSRFPYGTPITLEGLERVEKAEQYLKSLGFYQVRARFHDRLLRIEVERESLGRITDHADDVVRYMKNLGFTYVTLDLTGYRTGSLNEVLENGR, encoded by the coding sequence ATGACGACAACACCTGTTGCAACGACCGATGGCAAATACGCCGCGCTCCAGTCGGCCCTTCGGGAAATGGGCCATGTCCTGGTGGCCTTTTCCGGCGGTGTCGACAGCACCTTTCTACTTAAAGCGGCCCATGATGTCCTGGGCGAACGGGTGCTGGCGGTCATGGGGATTTCTCAGACGGTGCCTAAGCATCAGGTCGCCGAGGCCCGTGAACTGGCGAGCCGCATCGGCGCACCCCTGCTGACCGTCTCCACCGACGAGTTTTCTCGGGAGGCCTTCGTCAAGAACGGCCCTGACCGCTGTTTCCACTGCAAGACGGCCCTTTTCGAGACGCTCTGGCAGATCGCCGAAGACCGCCAGATCCCCTACATCCTTGACGGCAACAACGCTGATGATGTGGGCGATTATCGGCCGGGGATGATGGCGGCGAGACGGATGAATGTGCGCAGTCCCCTGTTGGAGGCAGGTTTGACGAAGGCGGAGATCCGATCCCTTTCGAAAGAACTGGGCCTTCCTACCTGGAACCAGGCGGCCTCCCCCTGTCTTTCTTCGCGCTTCCCCTACGGAACCCCCATCACGTTGGAAGGTCTGGAACGGGTGGAAAAGGCTGAACAGTATCTGAAAAGCCTTGGCTTTTATCAGGTGCGGGCGCGTTTTCATGATCGCCTGCTGCGCATTGAAGTGGAACGGGAGAGCCTCGGCCGGATCACGGACCATGCCGACGATGTCGTCCGTTATATGAAAAATCTCGGCTTCACTTATGTGACCCTTGACCTGACCGGTTATCGGACCGGCAGCCTGAATGAGGTACTGGAGAACGGGCGTTAA
- a CDS encoding ABC transporter permease subunit, which produces MLILARLTFLEAARKKVFLAALLLSLLFLLLYAIGLDFAAREFERLQALRGQQPVLRQIVGNQLLGAGLYFASFLLTLLAMLAGVGAIATEVETGLLHALVSKPLTRRAVIVGKFCGHAAMLAGFGLLLYGSILLLNRFYNGKSLALLDAGHGFYGAFLFVLQPLVLLAAALLFSTLLRPLTAGIVTVLLYVLASVGGFLEQIGSIVHKAALVDIGIIVSLVIPIDALFRKLMTVVTVQEATPVVALAQGPFGAASPPSGAMVVYAMAYLIAAVGVAVHFFEKKDL; this is translated from the coding sequence ATGCTGATCCTCGCCCGTCTCACCTTCCTGGAAGCCGCCCGCAAGAAGGTCTTCTTGGCGGCGCTCCTGCTTTCGCTGCTTTTCTTGCTGCTCTACGCCATCGGCCTCGATTTCGCTGCCCGGGAGTTTGAGCGATTGCAGGCATTGCGAGGGCAGCAGCCGGTGCTGCGTCAGATCGTGGGCAACCAACTGCTGGGAGCGGGTCTCTATTTCGCATCCTTTCTGCTGACCCTGCTGGCCATGCTCGCCGGCGTGGGCGCTATCGCGACTGAGGTGGAGACAGGGTTGCTTCATGCCCTTGTGTCGAAGCCCCTGACCCGCCGGGCCGTCATCGTGGGCAAATTTTGCGGTCACGCCGCCATGCTCGCCGGATTTGGCTTGTTGCTCTATGGCAGCATCCTGCTCCTGAACCGGTTCTACAACGGAAAGTCCCTTGCTCTGCTCGACGCTGGCCATGGTTTCTACGGCGCATTCCTCTTTGTCTTGCAACCTTTGGTCTTGTTGGCGGCGGCATTGCTCTTCAGCACCCTCCTGCGTCCCCTGACTGCCGGGATCGTGACGGTGCTCCTCTATGTGCTGGCGTCGGTGGGCGGCTTTTTGGAACAGATCGGGAGCATCGTTCACAAAGCCGCCCTTGTGGATATCGGCATAATTGTCAGTCTCGTCATTCCCATTGATGCGCTCTTCCGCAAACTGATGACGGTCGTGACGGTCCAGGAAGCCACCCCGGTGGTCGCCTTGGCGCAGGGGCCTTTCGGCGCCGCCTCTCCGCCGAGCGGTGCCATGGTTGTCTACGCGATGGCCTATCTGATCGCTGCCGTAGGTGTGGCTGTCCACTTTTTTGAGAAAAAGGATCTGTAA
- a CDS encoding peptidoglycan-binding domain-containing protein, which translates to MNRRSFLGSALAALATLPFGSLTALAATPQFGSRQLYRGVSGADVQQLQGYLKEMGYFAEEPTGYFGAITFDALKQFQAYRDLIIDGVAGPQTFKALRPQMLDWFDRGTYLLPVGRTAKVTDPITGLSYRVKRTGGVKHADVEPVTAWDTSVMKRIYGGVWSWNRKPVIVTIKGWRIAASINGMPHGYDTIATNQMQGQTCIHFLNSRTHEGNRLDPDHQSAVRKAATFM; encoded by the coding sequence ATGAATCGCCGTAGTTTTTTAGGAAGTGCTTTGGCGGCTCTTGCAACCCTTCCCTTTGGATCGCTGACGGCGCTTGCGGCAACGCCTCAGTTCGGCTCCCGTCAACTCTACCGGGGTGTTTCCGGCGCCGATGTGCAACAACTGCAAGGTTATCTGAAAGAGATGGGCTATTTTGCCGAAGAACCGACCGGCTATTTTGGAGCCATTACCTTCGATGCGCTGAAGCAGTTTCAGGCCTACCGCGACTTGATCATAGACGGGGTGGCAGGGCCGCAAACCTTCAAAGCCTTGCGCCCGCAGATGCTTGATTGGTTTGACAGGGGCACCTATCTGCTGCCTGTCGGCCGTACCGCCAAGGTAACCGATCCGATCACCGGCCTTTCCTACAGGGTCAAACGGACCGGCGGCGTCAAGCATGCCGATGTGGAACCAGTCACCGCCTGGGATACCTCTGTCATGAAGCGGATTTACGGCGGCGTCTGGAGTTGGAACCGCAAGCCTGTCATTGTGACTATCAAAGGGTGGCGGATCGCCGCCTCGATCAACGGCATGCCTCACGGCTATGACACGATCGCCACGAATCAGATGCAGGGGCAAACCTGCATCCACTTCCTGAACAGCCGGACCCACGAGGGAAACCGACTGGATCCTGACCATCAGTCAGCTGTGCGCAAGGCGGCTACCTTCATGTAA